The Streptomyces luteogriseus genome includes a window with the following:
- a CDS encoding MupA/Atu3671 family FMN-dependent luciferase-like monooxygenase, with amino-acid sequence MNSGRPASRVADSLTDLLLRRSAEQPDSVAYTFLERDREISWTYGELDARAREIGATLRRHCAPGERVVIVLPPGLDYVASFFGCLYAEVIAVPVYPPNGASLVRSLSRLEAIVSDARPAAALTLGAVAGQRDAFVETNPLLGTLRWIGVDTDVTPEAGWRPEPAPRDALAFLQYTSGSTGTPKGVMVSHGNLLHNGGDIERFFELTPDSKTVIWLPPYHDMGLIGGILQPLYTGYPTVLMPPMAFAADPLRWLRTISDHRATTSGGPNFGYELCLRKIRPEQLEGLDLSCWQVAFNGAEPVRADVMDAFADFLAPTGFRREAFYPCYGLAEGTLIVTGGSPKAAPVVRETEGADPVVGCGQPSPEQELAIVDPETRRRCAAGEVGEIWVSGPSVAQGYWQRPETSAEVFGARIEGSEDGPFLRTGDLGYVVDGELFVSGRIKDLIILRGVNHYPQDIELTAFRSHPALRHNGGACFTVPVDGQEVLVLAHEAERVARDADVREVAAAVRAAVGENHLIAPYAFALVRPGRLPRTSSGKIQRFAAREQYLAGTLAVLGVHEYGQDDVSDPVTATATAGPDQAGTPQAVEAFLRAAIARRVGGDPAALDLGRSGPALGLDSLDLLEIQHEVEKAFGVELGYEAMHGAPVRDVLAAVVASLEDAGTPVAPDATAPDVSPDELSHGERGLWFLDHVTGCGAAYNVAGAVRLPDDVDPDALQRALDRVVERHAALRTSYTTDEDRPMRRIDAGGKVVLDRTAVPDAAPGALEALLADAAAEPFDLAAGPLVRARLCAGADGRRVLLLVMHHIVADFWSMSLVVDELARCYRAARSGTAADLPPAGDYAAFVAAQQRYAQSAEGEAAAAFWRERLGGELPVLELPTDRPRPPVQTYRGDTHDFSLDAELLGGLTALARQSGTTLYTALLCAFEVLLHRYSGQSDILVGSPVSGRGRPAYADTVGYFVNPVVIRGDLGGDPAFRELLSRFSGTVSEALAHQNYPFGLLAEQLQAGRDPARSPVFQAMFIHHQAPSRFPGDLAAVATGHGTRPFTLAGLDLTPVHVPQRTAQFDLTMIVAEHADGLVGRVQFNADLFDRATVADLTDNFRTLLAGITADPDRPLSALPLLSEEKTRRVLVDWNDTALDLPAALCIHQEFEAAAARTPDAVAVVFRSARLTFEELSEASDRLARELVGRGVGAESRVGICLDRSPELIVAMLGILKAGGAYVPLDPDYPRERLDVVVSDARLDLMVTRGRVARRVAGSAVPLLDVDDVLAAPDGRTGCPAGRASADNAAYLLYTSGSTGVPKGVVVTHRNVGNFFAAMDEKVGCGTDDTMLAVTNAGFDISVLELLWTLTRGATVVLAEDALSRQAGQAAPAKPVDFSLFFFASDAGSGTDDARRRYDLVFDSARFADEHGFTAVWTPERHFHEFGGLYPNPSVLSAAIAAVTRNVAVRAGSVVLPLHSPVRVAEEWSLVDNISGGRVGVAFASGWHADDFVFFPERYEGRKEQMFRDIDTVQRLWRGETVSLPGGSGKPVDIAIRPAPLQPELPTWITAAGSPDTFTRAGAIGANVLTHLLGQTVEQVAENVRRYREARLQHGHDPDAGVVTLMLHTFLGDDVEEVKRQVREPFTAYLRSSVGLIENLVRSLHLPVDVAGMSESDMDDLLEFAFNRYFDTGALFGTPESVRPLIERCAEAGVDEIACLVDFGLPRRTVLDGLPALDRLRERSGRGTAAEAETAGDEDRSLAGQIAAWRPTLLQATPSAMRLTALDKAAMSGLTSLRALLLGGEALPPDLARELREQLPARLVNMYGPTETTIWSATHEVTEVEETVPLGGPIANTQIHIVDEGLRPVPVGVAGELVIGGAGLARGYWCRPDVTAERFVPNPFSRTPGERLYRTGDLARYRPDGHVEFLGRIDRQVKVRGHRIELGDIEAALAAREDVREAVVIAQREASAGTRLVACVVPADGAALSGRDLQRGLRERLPQSMVPSGFVLLPDLPRTAHGKVDVKALAALQWSGSGNGVKAAPVTELERSIAAIWSEVLGVESVGLYDNFFDLGGHSMLMVQVHNRLQRDTGVELPLIKLLEHPTVSALAAHLGEGGADTEQRVFSGSEERARRQRDSRRRSRGLGGRGRA; translated from the coding sequence ATGAACAGTGGACGGCCTGCGAGCCGCGTCGCCGACTCGCTCACCGATCTGTTGCTGCGTCGCTCCGCGGAGCAACCCGACTCCGTCGCCTACACCTTCCTGGAGCGCGACCGCGAGATCTCCTGGACTTACGGCGAACTGGACGCCCGGGCCCGGGAGATCGGCGCGACCCTGCGAAGGCACTGCGCTCCGGGGGAACGGGTGGTGATCGTCCTGCCGCCTGGACTCGACTACGTCGCCTCGTTCTTCGGGTGTCTCTACGCCGAGGTCATCGCCGTCCCCGTATACCCGCCGAACGGGGCGAGTCTGGTCCGCAGCCTGTCCCGGCTGGAGGCGATCGTCTCCGACGCCCGCCCGGCCGCGGCCCTGACCCTCGGGGCCGTCGCGGGGCAGCGCGACGCGTTCGTCGAGACCAACCCCCTGCTGGGCACGCTCCGGTGGATCGGGGTGGACACCGACGTGACGCCGGAGGCCGGCTGGCGGCCGGAGCCGGCGCCCCGCGACGCGCTCGCCTTCCTCCAGTACACCTCCGGCTCCACCGGCACCCCCAAGGGGGTGATGGTCAGCCACGGGAACCTGCTGCACAACGGCGGCGACATCGAGCGGTTCTTCGAGCTCACACCCGACAGCAAGACCGTCATCTGGCTGCCGCCCTACCACGACATGGGCCTCATCGGCGGCATCCTCCAGCCTCTGTACACCGGGTACCCGACGGTGCTGATGCCGCCGATGGCGTTCGCCGCCGACCCCCTGCGTTGGCTGCGCACCATCTCCGACCACCGGGCCACGACCAGCGGCGGGCCGAACTTCGGCTACGAGCTGTGCCTGCGCAAGATACGCCCCGAGCAACTGGAGGGCCTGGACCTCAGCTGCTGGCAGGTCGCCTTCAACGGAGCCGAGCCCGTCCGCGCCGATGTCATGGACGCCTTCGCCGACTTCCTGGCGCCCACCGGTTTCCGCCGCGAGGCGTTCTACCCCTGCTACGGACTGGCCGAGGGAACCCTCATCGTCACCGGCGGCTCGCCCAAGGCGGCCCCCGTGGTGCGCGAGACCGAGGGCGCCGACCCCGTGGTGGGCTGCGGACAGCCCTCCCCGGAACAGGAACTGGCCATCGTCGACCCCGAGACGCGCCGGCGCTGCGCGGCAGGAGAGGTCGGGGAGATCTGGGTCAGCGGCCCGAGCGTCGCCCAGGGCTACTGGCAGCGCCCCGAGACCAGCGCCGAGGTGTTCGGCGCTCGCATCGAGGGCTCGGAGGACGGCCCCTTCCTGCGCACCGGCGACCTCGGGTACGTCGTCGACGGGGAGCTGTTCGTCTCCGGCCGCATCAAGGACCTGATCATCCTGCGCGGGGTGAACCACTACCCCCAGGACATCGAGCTCACCGCCTTCCGGTCCCACCCGGCACTCAGGCACAACGGCGGGGCTTGCTTCACCGTCCCCGTCGACGGCCAGGAGGTGCTGGTCCTCGCACACGAGGCCGAGCGGGTCGCCCGCGACGCCGACGTGCGGGAGGTCGCGGCGGCGGTGCGGGCCGCTGTCGGAGAGAACCACCTCATCGCCCCGTACGCCTTCGCGCTGGTCCGGCCCGGACGGCTGCCACGCACATCGAGCGGAAAGATCCAGCGGTTCGCGGCCCGCGAGCAGTATCTGGCCGGCACGCTCGCCGTGCTCGGCGTCCACGAGTACGGCCAGGACGACGTGTCCGACCCGGTCACGGCCACCGCCACCGCGGGACCGGACCAGGCAGGCACACCTCAGGCGGTGGAGGCGTTCCTGCGGGCGGCCATCGCGCGGCGCGTGGGCGGCGACCCCGCCGCCCTGGACCTCGGCAGGTCCGGCCCCGCCCTCGGCCTCGACTCCCTCGACCTTCTGGAGATCCAGCACGAGGTGGAGAAGGCCTTCGGCGTCGAACTCGGATACGAGGCCATGCACGGCGCCCCGGTCCGCGACGTCCTCGCCGCCGTGGTCGCCTCCCTCGAGGACGCCGGGACTCCGGTCGCACCCGACGCCACCGCACCCGACGTCTCGCCCGACGAACTGAGCCACGGCGAACGCGGCCTGTGGTTCCTCGACCACGTCACCGGCTGCGGCGCCGCCTACAACGTCGCGGGCGCCGTACGCCTCCCCGACGACGTCGACCCGGACGCCCTGCAACGGGCGCTCGACCGGGTGGTGGAGCGACACGCCGCCCTGCGCACCTCGTACACCACGGACGAGGACCGGCCGATGCGCCGGATCGACGCCGGAGGGAAGGTCGTCCTCGACCGCACGGCCGTCCCGGACGCCGCGCCGGGCGCCCTGGAAGCCCTGCTCGCGGACGCCGCCGCCGAGCCCTTCGACCTGGCAGCGGGGCCCCTGGTACGAGCCCGGCTGTGCGCCGGCGCCGACGGCCGGCGGGTACTGCTGCTCGTCATGCACCACATCGTCGCGGACTTCTGGTCGATGTCCCTGGTCGTGGACGAACTGGCGCGCTGCTACCGGGCGGCGCGCTCCGGCACGGCCGCTGATCTGCCGCCGGCCGGTGACTACGCGGCCTTCGTCGCGGCGCAGCAGCGGTACGCGCAGAGCGCCGAGGGCGAGGCCGCCGCCGCCTTCTGGCGGGAGCGGCTCGGCGGTGAACTGCCCGTACTGGAGCTCCCCACCGACCGGCCCCGTCCGCCCGTCCAGACATACCGCGGTGACACCCACGACTTCTCCCTGGACGCGGAACTGCTCGGCGGGCTCACCGCCTTGGCCCGGCAGTCGGGGACGACGCTGTACACCGCGCTGCTGTGCGCGTTCGAGGTCCTGCTGCACCGCTACAGCGGTCAGAGCGACATCCTGGTCGGCTCGCCGGTGTCCGGCCGGGGCCGCCCCGCGTACGCGGACACCGTCGGCTACTTCGTCAACCCCGTCGTCATCCGCGGCGACCTCGGCGGCGACCCGGCCTTCCGCGAGCTGCTGTCCCGGTTCTCCGGGACCGTGTCCGAGGCGCTGGCCCACCAGAACTACCCGTTCGGCCTGCTGGCCGAGCAACTCCAGGCCGGCCGCGACCCGGCGCGGTCCCCGGTCTTCCAGGCCATGTTCATCCACCACCAGGCACCCTCCCGGTTCCCCGGCGACCTCGCCGCGGTCGCCACCGGGCACGGGACGCGGCCGTTCACCCTGGCGGGGCTCGACCTGACGCCGGTCCACGTGCCGCAGCGCACCGCGCAGTTCGACCTCACCATGATCGTCGCGGAGCACGCGGACGGTCTCGTCGGACGCGTCCAGTTCAACGCCGACCTGTTCGACCGTGCCACCGTCGCCGACCTCACCGACAACTTCCGCACCCTGCTCGCGGGCATCACCGCCGACCCCGACCGGCCCCTGTCCGCGCTGCCGCTGCTGAGCGAGGAGAAGACCCGGCGCGTGCTCGTCGACTGGAACGACACCGCCCTGGACCTCCCCGCCGCGCTGTGCATCCACCAGGAGTTCGAGGCCGCGGCCGCTCGCACGCCCGACGCCGTCGCCGTGGTCTTCCGGTCGGCGCGGCTGACCTTCGAGGAACTGTCCGAGGCGTCGGACCGGTTGGCCCGGGAGCTCGTGGGCCGGGGCGTCGGCGCGGAGTCCCGGGTCGGCATCTGTCTGGACCGCTCGCCGGAACTGATCGTCGCGATGCTGGGAATCCTCAAGGCCGGCGGCGCCTACGTGCCGCTCGACCCGGACTACCCGCGCGAGCGGCTGGACGTGGTCGTCTCGGACGCCCGGCTCGACCTGATGGTGACCCGCGGCAGGGTGGCGCGCCGGGTCGCGGGAAGCGCCGTACCCCTCCTCGACGTCGACGACGTCCTCGCCGCACCCGACGGGCGGACCGGATGCCCGGCCGGCCGGGCATCCGCGGACAACGCCGCGTACCTCCTCTACACGTCCGGCTCGACCGGCGTCCCCAAGGGCGTGGTGGTCACCCACCGCAACGTCGGCAACTTCTTCGCCGCCATGGACGAGAAGGTCGGCTGCGGCACCGACGACACGATGCTCGCGGTGACCAACGCGGGATTCGACATCTCCGTCCTGGAACTGCTGTGGACGCTCACCCGGGGCGCCACAGTGGTACTGGCGGAGGACGCGCTCTCCCGACAGGCCGGGCAGGCGGCCCCGGCCAAGCCCGTCGACTTCAGTCTGTTCTTCTTCGCCAGCGACGCCGGCTCCGGCACGGACGACGCGCGCCGGCGCTACGACCTGGTCTTCGACAGTGCCCGTTTCGCCGACGAGCACGGCTTCACCGCGGTGTGGACCCCCGAGCGGCACTTCCACGAGTTCGGAGGCCTCTACCCCAATCCCTCCGTGCTCAGCGCCGCCATCGCCGCCGTCACCCGCAACGTGGCCGTCCGGGCGGGCAGCGTCGTCCTGCCGCTGCACTCACCGGTGCGCGTCGCGGAGGAGTGGTCCCTCGTGGACAACATCTCCGGCGGACGGGTGGGCGTCGCGTTCGCCTCCGGCTGGCACGCCGACGACTTCGTCTTCTTCCCGGAGCGGTACGAGGGCCGCAAGGAGCAGATGTTCCGGGACATCGACACCGTGCAGCGGCTGTGGCGGGGTGAGACGGTTTCCCTGCCCGGCGGTAGCGGCAAGCCGGTGGACATCGCCATCCGCCCGGCCCCCCTCCAACCCGAACTGCCCACCTGGATCACCGCCGCCGGCAGCCCCGACACCTTCACCAGGGCGGGAGCCATCGGCGCGAACGTCCTCACGCACCTCCTCGGCCAGACTGTCGAGCAGGTCGCGGAGAACGTACGCCGCTACCGCGAGGCCCGGCTCCAGCACGGCCACGACCCGGACGCCGGCGTGGTGACCCTGATGCTGCACACCTTCCTCGGCGATGACGTCGAAGAGGTGAAGCGGCAGGTCCGCGAACCGTTCACGGCCTACCTGCGGTCGTCCGTCGGACTGATCGAGAACCTGGTGCGCTCCCTCCACCTGCCCGTCGACGTCGCGGGCATGAGCGAGTCCGACATGGACGACCTGCTGGAGTTCGCCTTCAACCGCTACTTCGACACCGGCGCGCTGTTCGGCACGCCCGAGTCCGTACGGCCGCTGATCGAGCGGTGTGCCGAGGCGGGGGTCGACGAGATCGCGTGTCTGGTGGACTTCGGACTGCCCCGCCGGACGGTCCTGGACGGACTGCCGGCCCTCGACCGGTTGCGCGAGCGCAGCGGACGCGGTACCGCCGCCGAAGCCGAGACCGCCGGGGACGAGGACAGGTCCCTCGCCGGCCAGATCGCGGCCTGGCGCCCGACCTTGCTGCAGGCGACGCCGTCCGCGATGCGGCTTACGGCCCTGGACAAGGCGGCCATGAGCGGACTGACGTCCCTGCGGGCGCTGTTGCTGGGTGGTGAGGCCCTCCCACCCGACCTCGCCCGGGAACTGCGCGAACAGCTGCCTGCCCGGCTGGTCAACATGTACGGCCCCACCGAGACCACGATCTGGTCGGCCACGCACGAGGTGACCGAGGTGGAGGAGACGGTGCCGCTCGGCGGCCCCATCGCCAACACCCAGATCCACATTGTCGACGAGGGCCTGCGACCCGTCCCGGTCGGTGTGGCCGGCGAACTGGTGATCGGCGGTGCCGGGCTGGCCCGCGGCTACTGGTGCCGACCGGACGTCACCGCCGAGAGGTTCGTGCCGAACCCCTTCAGCCGGACGCCCGGAGAGCGCCTGTACCGCACCGGCGACCTCGCCCGCTACCGCCCCGACGGCCACGTCGAGTTCCTCGGGCGGATCGACCGGCAGGTCAAGGTACGAGGGCACCGCATCGAGCTCGGAGACATCGAAGCGGCCCTGGCGGCCCGCGAGGACGTACGGGAAGCGGTCGTGATCGCCCAGCGGGAGGCATCCGCCGGCACCCGGCTCGTCGCCTGTGTGGTGCCGGCCGACGGCGCGGCGCTCTCCGGCCGCGACCTCCAGCGCGGCCTGCGCGAGCGGTTGCCCCAGTCCATGGTCCCCAGTGGCTTCGTCCTCCTGCCCGACCTGCCGCGTACCGCCCACGGCAAGGTCGACGTCAAGGCCCTGGCCGCCCTGCAGTGGTCCGGCTCCGGCAACGGCGTCAAGGCGGCACCGGTGACGGAGCTGGAGCGGTCCATCGCCGCGATCTGGAGCGAGGTACTCGGCGTCGAATCGGTCGGACTGTATGACAACTTCTTCGATCTCGGCGGGCACTCCATGCTGATGGTCCAGGTCCACAACCGGCTGCAGCGCGACACGGGCGTGGAACTGCCCCTGATCAAGCTCCTGGAGCACCCGACGGTCAGCGCGCTCGCCGCCCATCTGGGCGAGGGCGGCGCCGACACGGAGCAGCGGGTGTTCTCCGGCAGCGAGGAACGAGCGCGCCGTCAGCGCGACAGCAGGCGAAGGTCCCGCGGGCTCGGTGGAAGGGGCAGGGCGTGA